From the Kogia breviceps isolate mKogBre1 chromosome 3, mKogBre1 haplotype 1, whole genome shotgun sequence genome, one window contains:
- the ARRDC4 gene encoding arrestin domain-containing protein 4 — MGGEAGSAAVVGSEGRVKSLGLVFEDERKGCYSSGETVAGHVLLEAAEPVTLCALRLEAQGRATAAWGPSAGAAAPAAASEVEYLNVRLSLREPPAGEGILLLQPGKHEFPFSFQLPSEPLVTSFSGKYGSIQYCVRAVLERPQAPDQSIKRELQVISHIDVNTPALLTPVLKTQEKMVGCWFFTSGPVSLSAKIERKGYCNGEAIPIYAEIENCSSRLIVPKAAIFQTQTYLASGKTKTVRLMVAHVRGNHIASGSTDTWNGKTLKIPPVTPSILDCCIIRVDYSLAVYIHIPGAKKLMLELPLVIGTVPYNGFGSRNSSIASQFFMDMSWLTLTLPEQPEAPPNYADVVSEEEFSRHVPPYPQPPNCEGESCCPMFACIQEFRFQPPPLYSEVDPHPSDIEETQPVSFIL, encoded by the exons ATGGGCGGTGAGGCGGGGTCCGCGGCGGTGGTGGGCTCCGAGGGCCGCGTGAAGAGTCTAGGTCTGGTGTTCGAGGACGAGCGCAAGGGATGCTACTCGAGCGGCGAGACGGTGGCAGGGCACGTGCTGCTGGAGGCTGCCGAGCCGGTGACCCTCTGCGCGCTGCGCCTGGAGGCCCAGGGTCGCGCCACCGCCGCCTGGGGCCCGAGCGCCGGCGCCGCTGCCCCGGCAGCCGCCTCGGAGGTGGAGTACTTGAACGTGCGCCTGAGCCTGCGCGAGCCCCCAGCCG GTGAAGGCATCCTCTTACTACAGCCTGGAAAACATGAATTTCCATTTAGCTTTCAACTTCCATCTGA ACCTTTGGTAACCTCATTCTCTGGGAAATATGGGAGTATTCAGTACTGTGTGAGAGCAGTTTTGGAACGACCCCAGGCACCTGATCAGAGCATTAAGCGGGAACTCCAGGTCATCAGTCACATCGATGTCAACACACCAGCATTACTA ACCCCTGTATTGAAAACTCAAGAGAAAATGGTTGGCTGTTGGTTTTTCACTTCTGGTCCAGTCTCGCTGAGTGCCAAAATTGAAAGAAAGGGATACTGTAATG gagAAGCTATTCCAATCTATGCAGAAATAGAGAATTGTTCCTCTCGTCTGATTGTCCCCAAAGCTGCCATTTTCCAGACGCAGACGTACCTGGCCAGCGGGAAAACGAAGACTGTGCGGCTCATGGTGGCCCACGTGCGCGGGAACCACATCGCCTCCGGGAGCACCGACACCTGGAACGGGAAGACCCTCAAGATCCCGCCCGTGACGCCGTCCATCCTGGACTGCTGCATCATCCGAGTGGACTACTCCTTAGCT GTGTATATTCACATTCCTGGTGCTAAAAAATTGATGCTTGAGCTGCCCTTAGTGATTGGCACGGTTCCATACAATGGTTTTGGCAGCAGAAACTCCAGCATTGCCAGCCAGTTTTTTATGGATATGAGCTGGTTGACGCTGACTCTCCCAGAACAGCCTGAAG caccaccaaattaCGCAGACGTGGTGTCGGAGGAAGAGTTCTCTAGACACGTTCCTCCTTACCCTCAACCCCCTAACTGTGAGGGGGAGTCGTGCTGTCCTATGTTTGCCTGCATTCAGGAATTCAGATTTCAGCCTCCGCCTCTTTATTCAGAG GTTGATCCACATCCTAGTGACATAGAAGAGACCCAGCCTGTTTCCTTCATTCTCTGA